A window of Ktedonobacterales bacterium genomic DNA:
CCTCGTCGGCCACTACCCCAAGCGCCCCTATCAGGTACTCAAAGAGCTGGCCGAGATGATCGATCCTGATGTAGAGGCGGACCATTATGGCGAAGGGGAGATTGTTACCCAGTTTGAACAGGAAGTCGCCCACCTGTTAGGGAAAGAAGCGGCGGTCTTCATGCCCAGTGGGACGATGTGCCAGCAGATTGTCTTGCGCCTCTGGGCAGACCAACGCCGTATCCCTCGGATAGCCTTTCACCCAACATGCCATCTCGAACTGCATGAGCATCAAGCCTACCAAAACCTGCATCACTTGCAGCAGGTCTTGGTGGGCAACCCCAGCCGCCTCATGACTCTGGATGATCTTCAAGGAGTTGCCGAACCCTTGGGGGCGCTCTTGCTGGAACTCCCCCAGCGCGAAATTGGGGGCCAGTTACCCTCCTGGGACGAGTTGACCGCTATGATTGCCTGGGCACGTGAGCGCGGCATACCGACGCACCTGGATGGCGCTCGGCTCTGGCAATGCCGGCCCTTCTATCAGCGCGACTACGCCGAAATCGCTGCCCTGTTCGACAGCGTATATGTCTCCTTCTATAAGGATCTGGGCGCTCTGGCAGGATGTGT
This region includes:
- a CDS encoding beta-eliminating lyase-related protein; protein product: MDQTDRERIRRRCTRFLVGHYPKRPYQVLKELAEMIDPDVEADHYGEGEIVTQFEQEVAHLLGKEAAVFMPSGTMCQQIVLRLWADQRRIPRIAFHPTCHLELHEHQAYQNLHHLQQVLVGNPSRLMTLDDLQGVAEPLGALLLELPQREIGGQLPSWDELTAMIAWARERGIPTHLDGARLWQCRPFYQRDYAEIAALFDSVYVSFYKDLGALAGCVLAGPANIMAEARIWQRRHGGNLIRLYPYVLSARQGLRERLGRIAVYCAKAQEIANTLEALPQIEIVPAPPHTNMMHLFLRGEREKLLAAALETAEKTGIWLFSGLAPTVFPSYQRLEFTVGDASLDVSSEEMRGLFQALFTHASRS